A section of the Venturia canescens isolate UGA chromosome 11, ASM1945775v1, whole genome shotgun sequence genome encodes:
- the LOC122418127 gene encoding venom dipeptidyl peptidase 4-like, with the protein MFRKTILQAYFLALITTVVLRTIEARSLQNYSRQDDDEFYAHLGNNNSSRVPYNLEEIYKGDFLAMPFNGTWISSNEILYENPTSGDILKYNVETYKRTLILRGSVLDEYGPNYACKLSPDHSHLLIGYAQHIKFRHSRYRKYAIYDLKTNTVEKIADGEDLLLAEWSTLGNSLIYERNNDLYYREVDGNGTCVTRRLTTDGVRGEIYNGVLDWVYEEEVMRTGSAIWFSPDGKWLAFASLNDTEVKTASYFYYGKPGDLDYQYPKEVFIKYPKAGTKNPDVALFLVNLKDPGSKLVSLEPPVDVVGTQGILFTVDWLKNDSVAAIWTNRVQNAGSLVSYDTKGKKTELLKMAEEKGWLEVSERILFHEDKLFIIKNQKTNIKEGKYEHVTSYEMVNGALTNERDLSPFSTSVQSLVKIDSKNGRIYYLATAPGEPSQKNLYSARVDGKGKPACVSCSLLTPEGNNCTYVSVSFSKDASNYALLCLGPDPPTVEIYNDEHKKTHTWENNEILREKLKKRSSVSIKIVDIPVNGYTSKAKMILPPGFNESQKYPMIVQVYAGPNTAAIKDIAVHSYNFYYSTNRSVIWTVIDGRGSAYRGSEMLYEIYRRFGTVEIEDQIAVTKQLQSMFPWIDSKRTGIWGWSYGGFAAAMALATDNENIFKCGISVAPVSSWIYYDSIYTERYMGLPTPEDNLAGYNRSDVTKYVEGIRGKKYMLIHGTGDDNVHYQQSMALAKSLAIADIPFEQISYPDEAHSLSGITPHLAHTLDHFWGECMSLSYARVSQN; encoded by the exons ATGTTTCGAAAAACG ATTCTTCAGGCCTATTTTTTGGCTCTGATTACTACTGTTGTCCTCCGTACGATCGAGGCTCGGAGTCTGCAAAATTACAGTCGCCAAGACGATGACGAGTTTTACGCTCATCTTGGGAACAATAATTCATCCCGAGTCCCTTACAACCTTGAGGAAATCTACAAAGGTGATTTTCTCGCGATGCCTTTCAACGGGACCTGGATATCGTCGAACGAAATTCTCTACGAAAATCCTACGAGCGGTGACATTTTAAAATACAACGTTGAAACGTATAAACGCACTTTGATCCTCCGTGGCAGCGTTTTG GATGAGTATGGCCCGAATTATGCGTGCAAATTATCCCCTGATCATAGCCACCTGCTGATTGGATACGCTCAACACATC AAATTCAGGCATTCTCGATACCGGAAGTACGCGATATACGATCTAAAAACTAA TACGGTGGAGAAAATCGCTGATGGGGAGGACCTGTTATTGGCGGAATGGTCAACGCTCGGTAACTCGTTGATTTACGAGCGCAACAATGATTTATACTACCGTGAGGTGGACGGAAATGGTACATGTGTCACTAGAAGATTGACTACCGATGGTGTACGCGGAGAGATTTATAATGGTGTACTCGACTGGGTTTACGAAG AGGAGGTGATGAGAACCGGAAGTGCAATTTGGTTTTCACCAGATGGAAAATGGTTGGCGTTTGCGAGTCTCAACGACACGGAAGTGAAAACAGCTTCTTACTTTTATTACGGTAAACCAGGCGATCTCGATTACCAGTATCCGAAAGAAGTATTCATCAAATATCCCAAG GCAGGAACGAAAAATCCTGACGTTGCGTTGTTCCTCGTGAACCTCAAAGATCCGGGCTCGAAGCTCGTATCGCTCGAGCCTCCAGTCGACGTGGTTGGAAC GCAGGGCATATTGTTCACCGTGGATTGGCTGAAGAACGATAGTGTGGCAGCAATATGGACGAATCGTGTGCAAAACGCAGGCTCGTTAGTTTCGTACGATACGAAAGGAAAGAAGACAGAATTATTGAAGATGGCGGAAGAGAAAGGTTGGCTGGAGGTCTCCGAGAGAATTTTATTCCACGAGGACAAACTATTTAtcataaaaaaccaaaaaacaaatataaaggaaggaaaatatgAGCACGTGACGAGTTACGAAATGGTGAATGGAGCACTGACAAACGAGAGAGATTTGAGTCCATTTTCAACGTCTGTACAATCTTTGGTTAAAATCGATTCGAAAAATGGGAGAATTTATTATTTGGCCACTGCGCCGGGCGAACCGTCCCAGAAGAATTTGTATTCTGCACGTGTCGATGGGAAGGGGAAACCAGCCTGCGTATCCTGCAGCCTTCTAACACCGGAAG GTAACAATTGCACCTACGTTTCCGTTTCATTTTCCAAGGATGCCTCGAACTATGCGCTCCTCTGTCTCGGCCCAGATCCCCCTACGGTGGAGATTTACAACGACGAACACAAAAAAACTCACACGTGGGAAAACAACGAAATATTacgagaaaaactgaaaaaacgttCCTCAGTGAGCATCAAAATCGTGGATATTCCCGTAAACGGTTACACGAGTAAGGCGAAAATGATTTTGCCACCTGGATTCAACGAAAGTCAAAAATATCCAATGATAGTGCAAGT atacgCAGGACCGAACACCGCCGCAATAAAGGACATTGCGGTTCAcagttataatttttattactcgACGAACCGCAGCGTCATCTGGACCGTTATTGATGGACGAGGGAGCGCCTACAGAGGAAGCGAAATGTTGTACGAGATTTATCGACGTTTTGGAACCGTCGAGATCGAGGATCAAATTGCAGTCACtaa ACAATTGCAATCCATGTTTCCTTGGATTGACTCGAAGAGGACGGGAATATGGGGCTGGAGTTACGGAGGGTTTGCAGCTGCGATGGCATTGGCTACCGACAATGAGAATATCTTCAAATGTGGAATATCAGTGGCGCCAGTGTCTTCCTGGATTTATTATG ATTCGATTTATACGGAGAGATACATGGGACTGCCAACCCCCGAGGACAATTTGGCCGGATACAATCGAAGTGACGTGACAAAATACGTCGAGGGTATACGTGGGAAAAAATACATGCTTATTCACGGTACTGGAGACGACAACGTGCATTATCAGCAATCGATGGCACTTGCCAAGAGTTTGGCAATCGCTGATATCCCCTTCGAGCAGATAAGTTATCCTGACGAGGCTCACAGTCTTTCAGGAATAACTCCTCACCTGGCTCACACGTTGGACCACTTTTGGGGCGAGTGTATGAGCCTCTCGTACGCGCGAGTGTCTCAAAACTga